A window of Staphylococcus sp. 17KM0847 contains these coding sequences:
- a CDS encoding ABC transporter ATP-binding protein: MIELVNVNRHFKNGNETNHILKDINLRIEAGEFVAIMGPSGSGKSTLINILGFIDRGYDGDYLFGQSNYKDKSDNALAEIRNETVGFVFQNFKLIQNNTILENVSIPLLYAGLGVRERKQRVIRVLHQVGLYDKENLVPNKLSGGQQQRVAIARAIVNEPQFIIADEPTGALDSKTSQDIMDLFIQLNQEQGTTMIVVTHDPKVAAQADRVIHILDGRVQREEVNADE; the protein is encoded by the coding sequence ATGATAGAATTAGTGAATGTCAACCGTCACTTCAAAAATGGTAATGAAACCAATCATATCTTAAAGGATATTAACTTACGCATTGAAGCGGGTGAGTTTGTTGCAATTATGGGACCATCAGGTTCAGGTAAGAGTACGTTGATTAATATTCTTGGCTTTATTGATAGAGGATATGATGGAGATTATTTATTTGGTCAATCTAATTATAAAGACAAGTCAGATAATGCACTTGCAGAGATTCGGAATGAAACAGTAGGGTTTGTCTTTCAAAACTTCAAACTTATTCAGAATAATACTATTTTAGAGAATGTTAGTATTCCACTATTATATGCGGGTTTAGGTGTACGTGAGCGTAAACAACGTGTTATTCGCGTCTTACATCAAGTAGGGTTATATGATAAAGAAAATCTTGTGCCGAATAAATTATCAGGAGGGCAACAACAACGCGTAGCTATCGCACGTGCAATTGTGAATGAGCCTCAATTTATCATTGCTGATGAACCAACGGGTGCGCTAGATTCTAAAACATCGCAAGATATTATGGATTTATTCATTCAATTAAACCAAGAGCAGGGTACGACAATGATTGTTGTAACACACGATCCAAAAGTTGCTGCACAAGCAGATCGTGTTATTCATATTTTAGATGGTCGTGTACAGCGTGAAGAGGTGAATGCCGATGAATAG
- a CDS encoding YIP1 family protein: protein MTFSKPLHIKSFEQQRYEPKILIKLLLFFVLSITTVCITAFSMDYGALLSEETDIALSGVDMEQIETVSRYGAIIFGTLSVWFILLIVVLALFIIGKIFKLKVRVKSIFAAALLSFIVSYAFQLVALIIQRIMGINIMETDITSLNIFDPGNQALGTISLTAFLSAWLFGIILHSTMHLNKRWSWIFVGIYILLFVILPVIFLSL from the coding sequence ATGACATTTTCAAAACCTTTACATATCAAAAGTTTTGAACAGCAACGTTATGAACCTAAAATATTAATAAAATTATTACTCTTCTTTGTACTATCTATCACAACAGTATGCATCACAGCCTTCTCAATGGATTACGGTGCATTACTATCTGAAGAGACTGATATTGCGCTATCAGGAGTGGATATGGAACAAATTGAGACAGTTTCGCGTTATGGCGCAATTATCTTCGGTACACTCAGTGTATGGTTTATCTTGCTCATTGTTGTTTTAGCACTGTTTATTATTGGTAAAATTTTTAAACTCAAAGTACGGGTTAAAAGTATTTTTGCTGCCGCATTGCTAAGCTTTATCGTGTCATATGCTTTTCAACTTGTTGCACTTATCATTCAACGCATTATGGGAATTAATATAATGGAAACAGATATTACATCTTTAAATATCTTTGATCCAGGCAACCAAGCACTTGGAACGATTAGCCTAACTGCCTTTCTATCAGCGTGGCTATTTGGAATCATTCTCCACTCAACGATGCATCTCAATAAGCGTTGGTCATGGATTTTTGTTGGCATTTACATTTTACTTTTCGTGATATTACCTGTTATTTTCCTAAGTCTATAA
- a CDS encoding CidA/LrgA family protein — MTILKVLTVVWQISLIYGITRLGSWLQGFFHIPLAGSIVGLILFYILLQLKIVRITWVKDGANFLLATMVFFFVPSVIGVMDVITEIDMNFVVFFALVVIGTLLVALTSGIVAEKMVMGKVFDKGSHRHT, encoded by the coding sequence ATGACAATATTGAAGGTTTTAACGGTTGTGTGGCAAATTTCCCTGATTTACGGCATAACTCGTTTAGGTAGTTGGCTTCAAGGTTTTTTCCATATCCCACTAGCAGGAAGTATTGTAGGATTGATATTGTTCTACATTTTACTGCAACTCAAAATTGTTCGCATAACATGGGTGAAAGACGGTGCGAACTTTCTCCTAGCGACAATGGTGTTCTTCTTCGTTCCATCTGTAATAGGTGTGATGGATGTTATCACCGAGATTGATATGAACTTTGTTGTATTCTTTGCTTTAGTTGTCATTGGTACATTACTCGTCGCATTGACTTCAGGAATAGTGGCTGAAAAAATGGTGATGGGTAAAGTATTTGATAAAGGATCCCACAGACATACATGA
- a CDS encoding glycosyltransferase produces the protein MKNVIFITSRLDEKHGGLTASLLNKVRILNENKNLISTILTFHAASEFNQVKSTIMQRYNLYKKVKIYNINEFFRSRCLTAPEKKYDINTEIYTPVKVNDTKYEYYHLGVKVLEIFYRNRQIKEVRHFNQSNVCFQKDVIDNDGYLYWRSYYLNSQLSRQIFFRRDLTPFLTREFDAINKSDKIKSLVLFEKETIRFNTFNDFKAYFINFFIEKPITYLVGEARSIDPVILNIKDECIRKIFMTHSIHIRPGTDIIRAGNRHVLSHLNDIDALVLLTNKQKEDIDRRFGVRSNYYVIPHSIKIPTITEKREQNKVVIISRLHKEKRIDHSIKAFAQVINKIPDAKLHIYGEGEEKENLQKLINKMGLQNNIKLKGYSQQVNKILQSADCSLLTSQYEGFALAVQESIANGTPVIAYDIDYGPSDMITDGVNGYLVEKNNIDKLSHSIIKYLKKTTKEKKIYSTAAINKARQFSNEQFSNNWFFLFDSIKKKSPNMNPIITFFNINRSKFNKHKYYLNLQIRLNKEINRVPLFKASFLHKSTLINREKTKIDFIEPHTIRQNNNCFTLKFIFDIRQFKKHETYLTSIIIQDHDQYFDLPITINNYELDTKSLSFKKCKVLINTEHNTLQFEL, from the coding sequence ATGAAAAACGTCATTTTCATCACAAGTCGTCTTGATGAAAAACATGGTGGATTAACCGCTTCACTATTAAATAAAGTACGTATTTTAAATGAGAATAAAAATTTAATTTCTACAATTTTAACTTTCCATGCAGCTTCTGAGTTTAATCAAGTGAAATCAACTATAATGCAAAGATACAACTTATATAAAAAAGTAAAAATATATAATATTAATGAATTTTTTAGGTCAAGATGCTTAACAGCTCCCGAAAAGAAATATGATATAAACACCGAAATATATACACCTGTAAAAGTCAATGATACAAAATACGAATACTACCACTTGGGTGTAAAAGTGCTAGAGATATTCTACCGCAATCGTCAAATAAAAGAAGTTAGACACTTCAACCAAAGTAATGTATGTTTCCAAAAAGATGTTATTGATAATGATGGCTATCTATATTGGCGAAGCTATTACTTGAATAGTCAATTATCGCGTCAAATTTTCTTTAGACGTGATTTAACACCATTCTTAACTAGAGAATTTGATGCAATTAATAAATCAGATAAAATTAAAAGTTTAGTTCTTTTCGAAAAAGAAACCATTAGATTTAATACTTTTAATGACTTCAAAGCTTATTTTATCAACTTTTTCATAGAAAAACCTATCACTTATTTAGTAGGAGAGGCACGTAGTATAGATCCTGTAATTCTGAATATAAAAGACGAGTGTATTAGAAAAATATTTATGACACATAGTATCCATATACGCCCTGGTACTGACATCATTAGAGCTGGAAATAGACATGTTTTATCACATCTCAATGATATTGATGCTCTTGTGCTGCTCACAAACAAACAAAAAGAAGATATTGACAGGAGATTTGGTGTAAGAAGTAATTATTATGTTATCCCACATTCCATTAAAATTCCTACGATTACCGAAAAAAGAGAACAAAATAAAGTTGTAATAATTTCTAGATTGCATAAAGAAAAACGTATAGATCATAGTATCAAGGCTTTTGCTCAAGTTATTAATAAAATACCAGATGCTAAACTCCATATTTACGGTGAAGGGGAAGAGAAAGAGAACCTCCAAAAACTAATAAATAAGATGGGACTACAAAATAATATCAAACTCAAAGGATACTCACAACAAGTAAATAAAATCCTTCAATCTGCAGATTGCTCCTTGCTAACATCGCAATATGAAGGATTTGCTCTTGCCGTACAAGAAAGTATTGCAAATGGAACACCTGTAATAGCTTATGATATTGACTATGGACCATCAGACATGATTACTGATGGAGTTAATGGCTATTTAGTAGAAAAAAATAATATTGATAAACTTTCTCACAGCATTATTAAATACCTAAAAAAAACAACTAAGGAGAAAAAAATATATAGTACAGCTGCTATTAATAAAGCGCGTCAATTCTCAAATGAACAATTTTCAAATAATTGGTTCTTTCTTTTCGACTCTATCAAAAAGAAATCTCCAAACATGAATCCCATTATTACATTTTTTAATATTAATCGCTCTAAATTTAATAAGCACAAGTATTACTTAAATTTACAAATTAGACTAAATAAAGAAATTAATCGAGTACCTCTATTTAAAGCAAGCTTCTTACACAAATCCACACTAATTAATAGAGAAAAGACAAAAATCGATTTTATTGAACCACATACTATTAGGCAAAATAATAACTGCTTTACCCTTAAATTTATTTTTGACATAAGGCAATTCAAAAAGCACGAAACTTATCTCACAAGTATTATTATACAAGATCATGATCAATATTTTGATTTACCAATAACAATTAATAATTATGAGCTAGACACTAAATCCTTATCATTCAAAAAATGTAAAGTTCTTATTAATACAGAACATAACACATTACAATTTGAATTATGA
- a CDS encoding NAD(P)H-dependent oxidoreductase — protein MTNKRQQLLDTFNYRFASKRFDSNKKIADKDFETILETGRLSPSSLGLEPWQFLVVQDPDVRQALKPISWGAQGQLDTASHFVIILARKNVRPETDYVQQHLRQVKHMSEEMVSAMVEKTRNFQNDNLNLYTNDRALWDWASKQTYIPLGNMMTAAAFLGIDSCPIEGFQYEDVAQVLADKGYLNTDEFWPSVMVAFGYRDVEPSRPKTRRPIEDVVQWIS, from the coding sequence ATGACAAATAAACGTCAACAATTATTAGATACATTTAACTATCGCTTTGCATCTAAACGCTTTGATTCAAATAAAAAAATTGCTGATAAAGACTTTGAAACCATTTTGGAAACGGGACGCCTCTCTCCAAGTTCATTAGGTTTAGAGCCATGGCAATTTCTCGTAGTACAAGACCCCGACGTGCGTCAGGCACTCAAACCTATCAGTTGGGGCGCACAAGGGCAGCTTGATACAGCCAGTCATTTTGTTATTATTCTGGCACGCAAAAATGTACGCCCAGAAACAGACTATGTTCAGCAACATTTACGTCAAGTCAAACATATGTCTGAAGAAATGGTTTCAGCTATGGTTGAAAAAACACGTAACTTTCAAAATGATAACCTTAACTTATATACTAATGATCGTGCATTATGGGACTGGGCAAGTAAACAAACGTATATCCCCCTCGGCAATATGATGACTGCTGCGGCATTTTTAGGTATTGATTCATGTCCTATTGAAGGATTCCAATATGAAGATGTTGCACAAGTCCTTGCAGATAAAGGCTACCTCAATACTGATGAATTTTGGCCATCAGTTATGGTTGCGTTTGGTTATCGTGACGTAGAACCATCACGTCCAAAAACACGTCGTCCTATCGAAGACGTCGTACAATGGATTTCATAA
- a CDS encoding LysR family transcriptional regulator: MDIKQMTYFVEVVKQGGMTRAAETLYIAQPTISKAIKELESELGEALFDRTKRQLSLTDVGTVFYEKAAEILTLYNNLPNEIQSILGVETGHIKIGLSAVMDMARLTKVLGLFHQEYPNVTFNLIENGGKTIEAQVRKGDINLGVTSLPVDSTQFDAFPLYSERFQVILHRSHPLAHKQMIALSELHNEDFILFNEDFYLNDRIITVARKSGFVPNVVSRISQWHFIEHLLSAKMGISILPETIGRIICQNEEIRVIQLQDEPLHWEMGVIWKKDTPLNHATQTFLDYLNIHLPLTKELENDS; the protein is encoded by the coding sequence TTGGATATCAAACAAATGACATATTTTGTTGAAGTTGTGAAACAAGGCGGTATGACACGTGCAGCAGAAACTTTATATATTGCGCAACCTACAATTAGCAAGGCAATCAAAGAACTTGAGTCAGAGCTAGGTGAGGCATTGTTTGATAGAACGAAACGGCAATTAAGCTTGACTGATGTGGGTACCGTATTTTATGAGAAAGCAGCGGAAATTTTAACATTATATAATAATCTTCCAAACGAAATACAAAGTATCTTAGGCGTTGAAACAGGTCATATTAAGATTGGTTTATCTGCTGTGATGGATATGGCACGTTTAACGAAAGTTTTAGGACTTTTTCATCAAGAATATCCAAATGTCACATTTAATCTTATTGAAAATGGAGGGAAGACGATTGAGGCACAAGTGCGTAAGGGTGACATTAATTTGGGTGTAACATCACTGCCGGTAGATAGTACGCAATTTGATGCTTTTCCACTATATTCGGAGCGATTTCAAGTTATTTTACATCGTTCCCATCCTTTAGCGCATAAGCAAATGATCGCTTTGTCAGAACTACATAATGAAGATTTTATTTTGTTCAATGAAGATTTTTACTTGAATGATCGTATTATTACCGTGGCACGTAAGTCGGGTTTTGTACCCAATGTGGTATCACGTATATCTCAGTGGCACTTTATTGAGCATTTATTATCAGCTAAGATGGGCATTAGTATTTTACCTGAAACGATTGGACGTATTATTTGTCAGAATGAAGAGATTCGTGTGATTCAGTTGCAAGATGAGCCACTACACTGGGAGATGGGCGTAATTTGGAAGAAAGATACCCCTCTCAATCATGCAACACAAACATTCTTGGATTATTTGAATATTCATCTCCCGTTAACGAAAGAGTTAGAAAATGATTCATAG
- a CDS encoding VraH family peptide resistance protein: protein MNVKEMLVNAYHDLLNMKVNLKNVMITAIITIIASSIMTPFLGIPLGLLFSGWFIQNKLNH, encoded by the coding sequence ATGAATGTCAAAGAAATGCTAGTCAATGCATACCATGATTTATTAAATATGAAAGTCAACTTAAAAAATGTCATGATTACCGCTATTATTACAATCATCGCTAGTTCTATTATGACACCTTTTTTAGGTATTCCATTAGGACTTCTTTTCTCAGGATGGTTCATTCAAAATAAGTTGAATCATTAG
- a CDS encoding cation diffusion facilitator family transporter, with the protein MNGKGGACHMARHQYFHHVEHRKKQTHSKTALWMSLIITLIFMIVEFVGGIVSHSLALLSDSFHMLSDVIALGVSMIAIYFASQPPNARYTFGFLRVEILAALLNGLALVVISLWIFYEAIVRMIHPRNVDSGLMLGVAVIGLLVNIVLTFILIRSLRAENNINIQSALWHFIGDLLNSVGVIVAVVLIHLTGIQLIDPILSMVIAVVILRGGYKIIRNAWQVLMEAVPETLDTDDVIESMKSVEGVLDVHEFHLWSITTEHHSLSAHIVLDSRHSEDAYETINQLEYLLKEKYNLAHTTLQIEHLDINQLDEHYFETVRSTQ; encoded by the coding sequence ATTAATGGAAAAGGAGGAGCGTGTCATATGGCAAGACATCAATATTTCCATCATGTTGAACATCGCAAGAAGCAAACACATTCTAAGACCGCGTTATGGATGTCATTAATCATCACACTTATTTTTATGATTGTTGAATTTGTAGGTGGGATAGTGTCTCACTCGCTTGCATTACTGTCGGACTCATTTCATATGTTAAGTGACGTCATAGCATTGGGGGTATCGATGATTGCAATTTATTTTGCAAGTCAGCCACCTAACGCGCGCTATACATTTGGTTTTTTACGAGTAGAAATTCTGGCAGCTTTACTGAATGGTTTAGCATTAGTAGTGATCTCGTTGTGGATTTTTTATGAAGCGATTGTGCGAATGATACACCCTAGAAATGTGGACAGCGGGCTTATGTTGGGTGTAGCAGTTATCGGTTTACTCGTCAATATTGTATTAACTTTTATTTTAATACGTTCGCTTAGAGCAGAAAACAATATAAATATTCAAAGTGCTTTGTGGCATTTTATTGGTGATTTATTAAACTCAGTTGGTGTGATTGTTGCAGTTGTATTGATTCATTTGACAGGCATTCAGTTGATTGATCCCATTTTAAGTATGGTGATCGCAGTGGTTATTTTACGTGGTGGCTATAAAATCATACGTAACGCTTGGCAAGTGTTGATGGAGGCTGTTCCAGAAACGTTAGATACAGATGATGTTATTGAATCGATGAAGTCAGTAGAAGGTGTGCTGGATGTACATGAATTTCATTTATGGTCGATTACGACAGAACATCATTCACTAAGTGCACATATTGTATTGGATAGTCGTCATAGTGAGGACGCATACGAGACGATCAATCAGCTAGAATACTTGTTAAAAGAAAAATATAATTTAGCACATACAACGTTACAAATTGAGCATTTGGATATTAACCAGCTGGATGAACACTATTTTGAAACAGTACGAAGCACACAATGA
- a CDS encoding universal stress protein, protein MYDTILVPYDFGNSFNNVPEQLVKLTQGEEKGKIVVFNVISETELANYVRYQGKHFDEVVKEKEEEMRPFLDKLDERQLNYEVKFTTGSATRGIVDEVEAGDYDVVVMSNKRSEMDIKHVLGHVTHKIAKRVNIPVLIVK, encoded by the coding sequence ATGTATGACACAATTCTCGTACCATACGACTTTGGGAATAGCTTCAATAATGTACCGGAACAACTTGTGAAACTAACGCAAGGTGAGGAAAAAGGCAAAATTGTTGTATTTAATGTCATTTCTGAGACAGAACTTGCAAATTATGTTCGCTATCAAGGTAAACATTTTGATGAAGTTGTAAAAGAAAAAGAAGAAGAAATGCGTCCGTTTTTGGATAAGTTAGATGAACGTCAGCTTAATTATGAAGTGAAGTTCACAACAGGATCTGCAACAAGAGGCATTGTTGATGAAGTTGAAGCGGGCGATTATGATGTAGTAGTAATGAGTAATAAACGTTCAGAAATGGATATTAAACACGTATTAGGTCATGTCACACACAAAATTGCAAAGCGTGTCAATATTCCAGTACTTATCGTTAAATAA
- a CDS encoding efflux RND transporter periplasmic adaptor subunit: MILAIASVVLLLAIAIAVKVFGHHDDAEKEGYDTYKVKTESPIRITGKVSPDTIKTYQNNTQLGNFVSVQVEDGQYVTQGTPLINYAIDGTQRQSLVQQLNEAQSGGDQTAINQAWNQLNRYDGQVNNSIYATFAGTVSIQNTSNVGDGEAILQLISGEPEIQTTVSEYDLDKIKVGDKVNIKVNSTGKKGQGKITKIAQLPTSYDHQSVSEAQGSSALASGTEMDGESEGNTLTTNNPIQNSPSAGHTNETSKYKVTIGHLNFKVRNGYSIEADIPLETIQLPKSVLTKDNHVFVVDKKGKAHKVKVEYDKTNHARIVKKGVKQGDVLIQNPDHKVQDGKKVEVSK; the protein is encoded by the coding sequence ATGATTTTAGCTATCGCAAGTGTAGTATTATTATTGGCAATCGCAATAGCTGTAAAGGTGTTTGGTCATCATGATGATGCAGAAAAAGAGGGATATGATACATATAAAGTAAAAACAGAAAGTCCAATTCGTATCACAGGTAAAGTTTCACCAGATACAATTAAAACATACCAAAATAATACACAACTTGGAAACTTTGTAAGTGTACAAGTAGAAGATGGTCAGTATGTCACACAAGGCACGCCTTTGATTAATTATGCGATTGATGGAACACAACGCCAATCACTCGTCCAACAGTTGAATGAAGCACAATCAGGCGGAGATCAAACAGCGATTAACCAAGCGTGGAATCAATTAAATCGTTATGATGGTCAAGTGAATAATAGTATATACGCGACATTTGCGGGGACAGTGTCTATACAAAATACATCAAATGTAGGTGATGGAGAAGCGATATTACAGTTGATTTCAGGAGAGCCTGAAATTCAAACAACCGTTTCAGAGTATGATTTGGATAAAATTAAAGTAGGAGACAAAGTCAATATTAAAGTTAATAGTACAGGTAAGAAAGGGCAAGGTAAAATCACTAAAATTGCTCAGTTGCCAACCAGTTATGATCATCAGTCAGTAAGTGAAGCTCAAGGTTCGAGCGCATTAGCGAGTGGGACGGAAATGGACGGCGAGTCGGAAGGGAACACATTAACCACAAATAACCCTATACAAAATAGTCCTTCAGCAGGTCATACAAATGAAACATCTAAATACAAGGTTACAATAGGCCACTTGAACTTCAAAGTACGCAATGGCTACTCCATAGAGGCGGATATCCCTCTCGAAACGATACAATTACCAAAAAGTGTTTTGACAAAAGATAACCATGTCTTTGTAGTAGATAAAAAAGGTAAAGCACATAAGGTTAAGGTGGAATATGATAAAACCAATCATGCACGCATCGTTAAAAAAGGCGTGAAACAAGGAGATGTATTAATCCAGAACCCAGATCATAAAGTTCAGGATGGTAAAAAGGTTGAGGTGTCTAAATGA
- a CDS encoding DUF488 domain-containing protein, whose translation MAVKIERIYAKQQSEGIRILIDRVWPRGISKSDAHIDMWLKEVAPTKSLRQWFHHDLNKFDAFRNQYIAELQHNDKQIEAYQTLVEQIRTTNKDVILLYGAKDTTYNHAVVLRDYLKQ comes from the coding sequence ATGGCAGTTAAAATAGAACGCATCTATGCCAAACAACAAAGCGAGGGGATACGTATTCTGATTGACCGTGTATGGCCTAGAGGTATTTCTAAATCTGATGCACATATTGATATGTGGTTAAAAGAGGTTGCACCGACAAAATCATTACGTCAATGGTTTCATCATGATCTTAATAAATTCGATGCCTTCCGAAATCAATATATTGCTGAACTCCAACATAATGACAAACAAATTGAAGCTTACCAGACACTTGTTGAACAGATTCGTACAACAAACAAAGATGTTATTTTACTGTATGGAGCTAAAGATACAACATATAATCACGCAGTCGTACTACGTGACTATTTAAAACAATAA
- a CDS encoding ABC transporter permease gives MNSFGNIIHVSLLSIMKNKRRNIFTMIGIIIGIAAVITIMSLGNGFKKSANEEFSNAGATKGAALIDYLAQDYNNPNREPFTDVDIDLVRQIKGVKDARIKQDDTFGLSSKASYQKKETDIAVVKKKAVTNLIEGDGFTSADNDIQNRVATVSTTVADELFKGEAVGKTIYIDGMGFEVVGIADNAQVDTAVNIPNQTVERYLPNLKPEFPQLEVFFNENQNKKKIANKVADELNKSGSATGQGEYQYTDLEEMMKSVGKIFDSITYFVAAVAGISLFIAGIGVMNVMYISVAERTEEIAIRRAFGAKGRHIEFQFLIESVILCLIGGVIGLILGILLASLVDALTPEYIKSAVSFSSILLAVGVSTLIGIVFGWIPARSASKKELIDIIK, from the coding sequence ATGAATAGTTTTGGAAATATTATTCATGTTTCGTTACTCTCTATCATGAAAAATAAGCGGCGTAATATTTTTACAATGATTGGCATTATTATTGGTATTGCAGCAGTTATAACGATTATGTCACTAGGAAATGGTTTTAAAAAATCAGCAAATGAAGAATTTAGTAATGCAGGAGCGACAAAAGGCGCTGCACTTATCGATTATCTTGCACAAGACTATAACAATCCGAATAGGGAACCTTTTACAGATGTGGACATTGATCTTGTACGCCAAATTAAAGGGGTAAAGGATGCACGTATCAAACAAGATGATACGTTTGGCTTATCTTCTAAAGCCTCATATCAAAAAAAAGAAACGGATATTGCTGTTGTTAAAAAGAAAGCTGTAACCAATCTAATAGAAGGAGATGGCTTTACTTCGGCGGATAATGACATACAAAATCGTGTTGCAACAGTCTCAACAACAGTTGCAGACGAACTGTTTAAAGGAGAGGCAGTAGGTAAGACGATATACATCGATGGTATGGGTTTTGAAGTTGTAGGTATTGCAGATAATGCACAAGTTGATACAGCTGTGAACATCCCCAACCAAACAGTAGAGCGTTATTTACCTAATCTCAAGCCTGAATTTCCACAACTCGAAGTCTTTTTTAATGAGAATCAAAATAAAAAGAAGATTGCGAATAAAGTAGCAGATGAATTGAATAAAAGTGGGTCTGCAACAGGGCAAGGTGAGTATCAATATACCGATTTAGAAGAAATGATGAAAAGTGTAGGCAAAATTTTTGACTCTATTACGTATTTTGTGGCGGCTGTAGCAGGTATTTCGCTTTTTATTGCAGGCATTGGTGTAATGAATGTGATGTATATTTCTGTGGCTGAGCGAACAGAAGAAATTGCTATTCGTCGTGCATTCGGTGCAAAAGGGCGACATATTGAATTCCAATTTTTAATAGAAAGTGTTATTTTATGTTTGATTGGTGGCGTTATTGGATTGATTTTAGGTATTCTTCTTGCCTCATTAGTAGATGCACTTACACCAGAATATATTAAGAGTGCAGTGAGCTTTAGTTCTATTTTACTCGCTGTCGGTGTATCAACATTAATTGGTATAGTCTTTGGCTGGATACCGGCACGTTCTGCTTCAAAAAAAGAATTAATTGATATTATTAAATAG
- a CDS encoding glyoxalase: MNHLRLAKYQDIMLIAQEDFEVGNASYLNLLVSDITHYADTISPQFIVSELTDQPWNAKELTIKDPDGHLITLTQPNITDIDFNTLIKTVTQKY; the protein is encoded by the coding sequence ATGAATCATTTAAGACTTGCCAAATATCAAGACATTATGCTTATTGCACAAGAAGATTTCGAAGTAGGTAATGCATCATACCTCAATTTGCTCGTTTCAGATATAACACATTATGCAGATACCATCTCACCTCAATTTATCGTGTCAGAATTAACGGATCAACCTTGGAATGCAAAAGAACTAACAATTAAAGATCCGGATGGTCATTTGATTACACTTACTCAGCCTAATATTACAGATATCGACTTTAATACATTGATAAAGACAGTCACTCAAAAATATTAA